The Methylomusa anaerophila genome has a segment encoding these proteins:
- a CDS encoding BaiN/RdsA family NAD(P)/FAD-dependent oxidoreductase: protein MGQVVIVGGGAAGLMAAVSAANQGAKVTVLEKMPQIGKKLLITGKGRCNITNNCDIPELIKNMPGNGLFLYSAFNMFDNHDIVDFLSQWGLETKVERGGRVFPATDRAKDVVDTFSNILKTLAVQIITGKRVKKIIAADNTITSLVTWQGEEYKANAVILATGGASYPATGSSGDGYDFAQNLGHTIIPIKPSLVPLEVSEEWVSELQGLSLKNVSASVLCNGKNLTTEFGEMLFTHYGLSGPIILSLSKKVSELLAQGETVFIDINLKPALTEDVLDRRIQRDFEKFSRKQIKNSLQELLPAKLIPVIIDLAYIDPDKPVHQITKQERQRLLHELQHFTFTISNTRPVSEAIVTAGGVNTKEINTKTMESKLVKGLFFAGEVIDIDGYTGGFNLQAAFSTGYVAGMFAAK, encoded by the coding sequence ATGGGACAAGTTGTTATCGTTGGGGGAGGAGCAGCAGGGCTAATGGCTGCTGTTAGCGCTGCCAATCAGGGCGCTAAAGTAACTGTACTAGAAAAAATGCCCCAAATAGGCAAAAAGTTGTTAATTACCGGCAAAGGGCGCTGCAATATTACAAATAACTGCGATATTCCCGAACTAATAAAAAATATGCCTGGGAACGGCTTGTTTTTGTATAGTGCTTTTAACATGTTTGATAACCATGACATAGTAGATTTTCTGTCCCAATGGGGACTCGAAACAAAGGTGGAAAGAGGCGGACGGGTCTTCCCGGCAACCGACAGAGCTAAAGATGTTGTAGATACTTTTTCCAACATTTTAAAGACGTTAGCAGTACAAATAATAACCGGTAAAAGAGTGAAAAAGATCATTGCTGCAGACAATACAATTACATCACTAGTTACCTGGCAAGGTGAAGAATATAAGGCAAATGCTGTTATTCTTGCTACCGGTGGAGCGTCTTATCCCGCCACCGGCTCATCAGGCGACGGCTATGATTTTGCACAAAATCTGGGCCATACAATCATACCAATAAAACCCTCCCTTGTCCCTTTGGAAGTTTCCGAAGAATGGGTCAGCGAACTGCAGGGATTATCCCTTAAGAATGTATCGGCTTCTGTGCTATGTAACGGGAAAAACCTGACAACGGAATTTGGTGAAATGCTATTTACGCATTATGGATTGTCCGGTCCAATCATATTATCTTTAAGTAAAAAAGTATCCGAACTGCTTGCCCAGGGAGAAACGGTGTTCATAGATATTAATCTAAAGCCGGCGTTAACGGAAGATGTATTGGACAGGCGTATTCAACGTGATTTTGAAAAGTTTTCCCGCAAACAGATAAAAAACTCCCTACAAGAACTGTTACCAGCAAAATTAATACCGGTCATTATCGATTTAGCCTATATTGACCCGGATAAACCGGTACATCAGATTACAAAACAGGAACGGCAGCGACTCTTGCATGAATTACAGCATTTTACATTTACCATTAGTAATACTCGTCCGGTCAGTGAAGCTATTGTTACCGCCGGTGGCGTAAATACAAAAGAAATAAATACCAAAACAATGGAATCCAAACTGGTGAAAGGTCTGTTTTTTGCTGGTGAAGTTATCGATATTGACGGTTATACCGGCGGATTTAACCTTCAAGCAGCATTTTCAACAGGCTATGTGGCAGGAATGTTCGCAGCAAAATAG
- a CDS encoding spore maturation protein yields MFAEICQQLSNWAIPVVLFLIPVAGYLRGIKVYEAFVEGAKEGFQTAVRIMPCLVAMLVAIGIFRASGAMEACIAQLQPLLTTLGVPPDLVPMAVMRPLSGTGSLGLATEILNTHGPDSINGRIASTILASTDTTFYVLTVYFGAVGISKSRYAIIVGLTGDIVSFLASVYICKLVFF; encoded by the coding sequence TTGTTCGCGGAAATATGCCAGCAATTATCCAATTGGGCCATACCGGTGGTTCTTTTTCTAATTCCTGTTGCCGGGTATTTGCGTGGGATAAAAGTTTATGAAGCATTTGTGGAGGGGGCGAAAGAAGGATTTCAAACAGCAGTTCGAATCATGCCGTGTCTTGTCGCTATGTTGGTTGCAATCGGTATATTTCGCGCTTCAGGTGCGATGGAGGCTTGCATCGCTCAGTTACAGCCATTGCTGACCACGCTGGGAGTTCCCCCTGACCTCGTGCCAATGGCTGTAATGCGGCCGCTTTCCGGCACCGGATCATTAGGACTGGCAACGGAAATATTGAATACTCACGGTCCGGACTCAATAAACGGCCGAATAGCCTCAACAATATTAGCAAGTACGGATACTACCTTCTACGTTTTAACCGTGTATTTTGGCGCGGTCGGCATCAGTAAGTCCAGGTATGCGATTATTGTGGGACTGACAGGTGATATAGTCAGTTTTCTGGCATCGGTATACATATGTAAATTAGTGTTTTTTTAA
- the cmk gene encoding (d)CMP kinase: protein MKPKHLVIAIDGPAGAGKSTVAQIVAQRLGYTYIDTGAMYRAVAWESIHRGLSSCDSGGIASIAKNINLKLSYVNGMTNVTINGLDVTDAIRTPEVSKTVSSVAQIPALRQVMLKMQRDMASSGGVVMDGRDIGTHVLPGADIKVFLTASIKERAKRRWEELSDKGFDVDLSQLESEIASRDKQDCEREAAPLVKAPDAIPIDTTNLSIDEAVQQILCLCEEKMNVS from the coding sequence ATGAAGCCAAAGCATTTAGTTATTGCCATTGACGGTCCCGCCGGCGCTGGAAAAAGCACGGTTGCTCAGATTGTTGCTCAACGTCTCGGCTATACCTATATTGATACCGGCGCCATGTACCGCGCGGTCGCCTGGGAATCCATACATCGCGGATTATCGTCCTGTGACTCTGGCGGTATTGCTAGTATTGCCAAAAATATCAATTTAAAGTTATCTTATGTCAATGGAATGACAAATGTAACTATCAACGGATTAGATGTAACAGACGCCATCCGTACACCCGAAGTTTCCAAAACGGTTTCATCCGTCGCCCAAATTCCTGCTTTACGCCAGGTCATGCTAAAAATGCAACGTGATATGGCCAGCTCCGGCGGAGTCGTAATGGATGGAAGAGATATTGGAACCCATGTGTTGCCGGGAGCTGATATCAAAGTATTTTTAACCGCTTCCATTAAAGAACGAGCCAAACGCAGATGGGAAGAACTTAGTGATAAAGGATTCGATGTTGACTTGTCGCAATTGGAATCTGAGATCGCCTCCAGAGATAAACAAGATTGTGAAAGAGAAGCGGCGCCATTGGTTAAAGCCCCGGATGCTATTCCTATTGATACTACAAACTTATCGATAGACGAAGCCGTACAACAAATATTGTGTTTATGTGAGGAGAAGATGAATGTTTCTTAG
- a CDS encoding lysophospholipid acyltransferase family protein translates to MFLSLARILFTAVFTIFFRWRVYGTENIPTTGGVVIASNHISLFDPPVIGTAVPRLIHFMAKEELFQIPVFGWLIKKFNAFPVRRSTADRTAIRTALSLLATGNIVGIFPEGTRSKTGKLGSPEPGIAMIVAKAGVPVVPAAVIGTNRVFRNGCLFPQFIVKFGPPIMVTKGKTDKESMEFITTRIMSEISCLLENQPMYQ, encoded by the coding sequence ATGTTTCTTAGTCTGGCCCGTATTTTGTTTACTGCTGTTTTTACCATATTTTTTCGCTGGCGAGTATATGGAACGGAAAACATTCCCACAACTGGCGGGGTGGTAATCGCCTCTAATCATATTAGTCTGTTTGACCCGCCTGTAATTGGCACAGCTGTTCCGAGACTCATTCATTTCATGGCCAAGGAAGAACTCTTTCAAATACCGGTTTTCGGTTGGCTCATTAAGAAATTTAATGCTTTTCCCGTTCGTCGCAGTACTGCAGACCGGACCGCCATACGCACCGCTCTGTCTCTTCTTGCAACCGGCAACATCGTAGGTATTTTTCCCGAAGGAACACGCAGTAAAACCGGGAAATTAGGTTCGCCGGAACCGGGAATAGCAATGATAGTTGCGAAGGCCGGCGTTCCGGTGGTTCCTGCCGCAGTGATCGGGACAAACAGAGTATTTCGTAACGGTTGTTTATTTCCCCAATTTATCGTGAAATTCGGGCCGCCTATCATGGTTACAAAAGGTAAGACTGACAAGGAATCAATGGAATTTATCACTACCCGCATTATGTCGGAAATATCCTGCCTGCTTGAAAATCAGCCAATGTATCAATAA
- the aroF gene encoding 3-deoxy-7-phosphoheptulonate synthase — MIIVMNAPTPDQVNRVLNKLKQHNLATYCISSGGNTIVTAKGDLSACNPELYERMPGVDRVLIVKSPFKLASREFQADDTVVAVANSTVSSFGGSRLSVIAGPCAIESYEQLYESAVGVKTAGATMLRGGAYKPRTSPYTFQGLAKNGLEILKAVKDAVKLPVVSEVTDPRNVDLMVQYVDVLQIGARNMQNFILLQEVAMANKPVLLKRGNSATIEEWLMAAEYLMAGGCSQVILCERGIRTFENYTRNTLDLNAVPVVKHLSHLPVIVDPSHGTGSWRWVGPMAKAAIACGADGLIIEVHPCPEEALSDGPQSLTLNNFTQLMDELRILSAALGRPVNT, encoded by the coding sequence ATGATTATAGTGATGAATGCTCCTACACCCGATCAGGTTAACCGTGTACTTAACAAGCTAAAACAACATAACCTTGCTACTTATTGCATTTCAAGCGGGGGCAATACAATTGTAACCGCGAAGGGAGACTTGTCTGCCTGCAATCCAGAATTGTACGAGCGAATGCCAGGCGTTGATCGAGTATTAATTGTCAAATCACCCTTTAAATTAGCCAGTCGTGAATTTCAGGCTGATGATACAGTTGTTGCCGTAGCAAATTCTACTGTATCATCTTTCGGCGGTAGCCGTTTGTCTGTCATTGCCGGCCCTTGTGCAATTGAAAGCTACGAGCAACTATATGAGTCGGCAGTAGGCGTCAAAACAGCGGGCGCAACAATGCTGCGAGGCGGGGCCTATAAACCCAGGACTTCACCGTATACCTTTCAAGGTCTGGCCAAAAACGGTTTGGAAATTCTAAAAGCAGTCAAAGATGCGGTAAAACTACCGGTGGTCTCTGAAGTTACCGATCCGCGAAATGTGGATCTCATGGTTCAATATGTAGATGTACTGCAAATCGGAGCACGTAATATGCAAAATTTTATTTTGTTACAAGAGGTCGCGATGGCGAACAAACCTGTCCTTCTTAAGCGAGGTAATTCGGCAACCATTGAAGAATGGCTGATGGCTGCCGAATATCTTATGGCTGGGGGTTGTTCCCAGGTTATACTTTGTGAACGCGGTATACGCACTTTCGAGAATTATACTCGTAACACTTTAGATCTAAATGCTGTGCCGGTCGTTAAACATCTTAGTCATTTACCGGTAATTGTTGACCCTAGCCATGGAACCGGAAGTTGGCGTTGGGTTGGTCCTATGGCCAAGGCGGCAATTGCCTGCGGCGCCGATGGTTTGATTATCGAAGTGCATCCTTGTCCTGAAGAAGCGTTATCTGACGGACCTCAATCCTTAACACTCAATAATTTTACCCAGTTGATGGATGAATTGCGTATATTATCTGCTGCTCTTGGCCGACCAGTGAACACTTAA
- a CDS encoding carbon starvation CstA family protein — MNSISLLVIAICVFVLAYRYYSSFIATKVLMLNDANVTPAHHCNDGREYVPTNKWVLFGHHFAAIAGAGPLVGPVLAAQYGWGPGFVWILLGSVFAGAVHDFIILFASTRHNGQSLAVIARREVGPVTGIASSLSILFIIIVALAGLAIVVVNALFKNSWGVYTLSMTIPIAIAVGLYMFKIVPGAVRSGSIAGFLLVIAAVITGHWLNPGQPWAGIAGIFDLTKQQLSIALPLYGFFAAILPVWLLLAPRDYLSSYMKIGTVLALALGILIVQPAVNMPVTTRFLDGGGPVIPGPWWPYVFITIACGAISGFHALISSGTTPKMMELESHARPIAFGGMLTEGFIAVMALISAIVLMPGDYFAINTSQAIFAKLNMPTVELTELSRLVNIDVSHRPGGAVSLAVGMAHIFSSIGGMKYLMNYWYQFAIMFEALFILTTIDAGTRVARYILQDIAGEYLYAPLKQANWWPGILITSAIVTCSWGYLLYSGDVATIWPLFGVANQLLAVVALAIGTTIVLKIAAKKAYVWITLAPLSFLSVTVLAAGIMNAQMFLKRGDALGIANGTISIILIVLVIVTLLDSIRVWLSLLKSDKPVGLNTEVGVSCEYGNTKPNLPG, encoded by the coding sequence GTGAATTCAATTAGTCTTCTTGTAATTGCAATATGTGTGTTTGTACTTGCATACCGTTATTATTCATCGTTTATTGCCACGAAAGTATTAATGCTCAACGACGCGAATGTCACGCCGGCGCATCATTGCAACGACGGCCGGGAGTATGTTCCTACCAACAAATGGGTGCTGTTCGGCCACCATTTTGCGGCAATTGCCGGCGCCGGTCCGCTGGTAGGTCCGGTTCTGGCTGCTCAATACGGCTGGGGTCCCGGCTTTGTCTGGATTTTATTAGGTTCTGTTTTCGCCGGGGCGGTCCACGACTTTATTATTTTATTTGCATCTACCCGTCATAACGGTCAATCACTGGCGGTCATTGCCCGCCGTGAAGTCGGTCCCGTCACTGGTATTGCCAGTTCGCTGTCCATCTTGTTCATCATCATTGTCGCTCTGGCCGGCTTAGCTATCGTTGTTGTGAACGCCTTGTTCAAGAACTCCTGGGGTGTTTATACTCTGTCCATGACTATTCCCATTGCTATTGCCGTGGGTTTGTATATGTTCAAGATTGTTCCCGGTGCAGTTCGTTCCGGTTCAATTGCCGGATTCTTATTAGTAATAGCAGCCGTAATTACAGGACACTGGCTAAATCCGGGACAGCCATGGGCCGGCATCGCCGGCATCTTCGATCTGACAAAACAGCAGTTGTCCATAGCACTGCCGCTTTACGGCTTTTTCGCCGCCATATTGCCCGTTTGGCTGCTGCTGGCTCCCCGTGATTATTTGAGTTCTTATATGAAAATTGGCACTGTGCTCGCGTTAGCTCTTGGCATCCTGATTGTTCAACCGGCGGTGAATATGCCTGTTACTACCCGGTTTCTCGATGGTGGCGGACCGGTAATTCCCGGTCCCTGGTGGCCGTACGTGTTTATTACCATTGCCTGTGGCGCTATTTCCGGCTTCCATGCCTTGATTAGTTCCGGCACCACCCCTAAAATGATGGAACTTGAGTCTCATGCTCGTCCAATTGCCTTTGGCGGCATGCTCACGGAAGGATTTATCGCCGTCATGGCCCTCATTTCGGCAATAGTGCTGATGCCCGGCGACTATTTTGCCATTAATACCTCTCAAGCTATTTTCGCGAAACTTAACATGCCTACGGTTGAGTTAACAGAACTTTCCCGCCTGGTAAATATTGATGTTTCCCATCGGCCGGGCGGCGCGGTTTCACTGGCGGTTGGCATGGCTCATATTTTTTCAAGTATTGGCGGCATGAAATACTTAATGAATTATTGGTACCAATTTGCCATTATGTTTGAGGCGCTGTTTATTTTAACAACTATTGATGCCGGTACCCGGGTGGCAAGGTATATTTTGCAGGATATCGCCGGTGAATACCTGTATGCGCCGCTGAAACAAGCCAACTGGTGGCCGGGAATTCTGATTACCAGCGCTATTGTAACTTGCAGTTGGGGTTATCTGCTGTATAGCGGTGATGTTGCCACAATTTGGCCGCTGTTTGGAGTGGCTAACCAGCTATTGGCGGTTGTCGCACTGGCTATCGGCACCACGATTGTTTTGAAGATTGCGGCAAAGAAAGCCTACGTCTGGATAACGCTGGCGCCGCTGTCTTTTCTGTCGGTTACAGTCCTTGCGGCTGGAATTATGAATGCGCAAATGTTCCTTAAACGCGGTGACGCTTTAGGTATCGCTAATGGTACTATAAGCATCATTCTTATTGTCTTGGTCATCGTTACCTTGCTCGACTCCATCAGGGTTTGGCTTAGTTTGCTAAAAAGCGATAAACCTGTTGGTTTGAACACTGAAGTGGGTGTATCCTGTGAATATGGCAATACCAAGCCGAATCTTCCAGGTTAA
- a CDS encoding nucleoside recognition domain-containing protein: MINLIWLVMIAGGILYAGYTGKIDVVTQSSINSAKTAVDLALNLTGVMCLWLGILKIAELSGIVKLISLLMSPIIRLLFPGVPKKHAALGAIVMTISANMLGLGNAATPLGIKAMQELQTLNPKKDTATAEMCTLLALCTTGFTLIPATIIALRSAAGSVNPTEILAPTILVSLISTVAVLIVDRICRILYR; this comes from the coding sequence ATGATTAATCTTATTTGGCTGGTAATGATTGCAGGGGGCATTCTTTACGCGGGCTATACGGGAAAAATAGATGTGGTTACGCAAAGTTCAATTAACTCAGCTAAAACAGCGGTAGATTTAGCACTAAATTTAACAGGTGTAATGTGTTTATGGCTGGGGATTCTGAAAATTGCCGAATTATCAGGTATTGTAAAGCTGATATCCCTACTGATGAGCCCTATTATACGGTTGCTATTTCCGGGAGTACCCAAAAAACACGCTGCTTTAGGAGCAATTGTGATGACTATCAGCGCTAACATGCTGGGGCTTGGGAATGCTGCTACACCATTAGGGATTAAAGCCATGCAAGAATTGCAAACACTAAATCCAAAGAAGGATACGGCGACAGCGGAGATGTGCACTTTGCTGGCTTTGTGCACTACCGGTTTTACGCTCATTCCTGCAACTATTATTGCCCTGCGCTCAGCTGCGGGTTCAGTAAATCCGACTGAAATTTTGGCCCCTACTATCCTCGTAAGTTTAATATCTACTGTTGCCGTACTCATCGTCGATCGGATATGCCGCATTCTTTACCGGTAA
- a CDS encoding FAD-dependent oxidoreductase has product MIKVVVVGGGWSGCAAALSAAKAGGQVVLVERTDLLLGTGLVGGIFRNNGRFTAAEEAIAMGGGDLFVAMDANTRHRGINFPSHNHASFYDVTTMEPLVKKILQNYGIDIKTTTRIVDIVKYGRKIQSVVDDKNEVIKGDVFVDTTGSAGPMGNCLKYGNGCAMCILRCPSFGPRVSLAAKAEIKEIMGRKTDGTFGAMSGSCKLTKDSLSKELKDDLEKHGAVVIPLPQHLRKNGLLGKKACSQYAIAEYAENLVLLDTGHVKLMASYFPLDSLRTIPGLERARYEDPYSGGIGNSVRYLGMAPCSNSLQVEGMDNLFCAGEKAGILVGHTEAVITGLLAGHNAVRYGLDMQYLQLPRESACGDFIAFIHEQMEKEDGLTMRYTFSGSVYFEHMKREGLYSANRTEITERIKKTGLADIYNTCLI; this is encoded by the coding sequence ATGATTAAAGTCGTAGTGGTCGGTGGCGGATGGTCCGGCTGTGCAGCCGCCCTGTCGGCGGCAAAAGCAGGCGGGCAGGTAGTTCTGGTGGAACGTACTGACCTATTACTTGGCACCGGGCTGGTCGGTGGAATATTCCGCAATAACGGAAGGTTTACTGCTGCCGAAGAAGCCATTGCAATGGGAGGTGGCGACTTATTCGTCGCTATGGACGCCAACACAAGACATCGCGGCATTAATTTTCCAAGTCACAACCACGCTTCTTTCTATGATGTAACGACTATGGAGCCGTTGGTAAAAAAAATATTGCAAAACTATGGCATTGATATTAAAACCACAACCAGAATTGTTGATATAGTGAAATATGGACGAAAGATTCAGTCAGTAGTAGATGATAAAAATGAAGTTATCAAAGGGGATGTGTTTGTCGACACGACCGGATCAGCAGGGCCCATGGGAAATTGCCTTAAATATGGAAACGGATGCGCAATGTGCATTCTGAGATGTCCTAGTTTCGGGCCGCGTGTCAGCTTGGCTGCTAAAGCGGAAATCAAAGAAATTATGGGGCGTAAAACCGATGGAACTTTCGGAGCTATGAGCGGATCCTGTAAGTTGACAAAAGACTCCTTGAGCAAAGAGCTGAAGGATGATTTGGAAAAACACGGAGCAGTAGTAATCCCGCTGCCTCAACATCTAAGAAAAAATGGGTTGTTGGGTAAAAAAGCTTGTTCTCAATACGCGATTGCGGAATATGCTGAAAATCTTGTATTGCTTGATACCGGTCATGTGAAGCTAATGGCCTCATATTTTCCCCTTGATTCGTTAAGAACTATACCGGGGTTAGAGCGCGCCCGTTATGAGGATCCGTATTCCGGCGGAATTGGTAATTCAGTCCGCTATTTAGGCATGGCGCCTTGTTCAAATTCTCTGCAAGTTGAAGGTATGGACAATTTGTTTTGCGCCGGCGAGAAAGCGGGAATTTTGGTAGGCCATACGGAAGCAGTGATTACCGGTCTGCTGGCGGGCCATAACGCGGTACGATACGGTTTAGACATGCAATATTTGCAACTGCCACGGGAATCAGCCTGCGGCGACTTTATTGCATTCATCCATGAGCAAATGGAAAAGGAAGACGGGCTTACGATGCGATACACCTTTTCAGGTTCAGTATACTTTGAACATATGAAACGCGAGGGCCTTTATTCCGCCAACCGGACGGAGATTACCGAACGGATAAAAAAGACCGGTTTAGCTGATATTTACAACACTTGCCTCATATGA
- a CDS encoding pseudouridine synthase: MLERLQKVIAKAGIASRRDAEEYITTGRVTVNGKIITELGTKVDLQQDRVAVDGQVLTAEKYIYILLNKPKGVVTTLADPQGRKTVIDLITGIAERIYPVGRLDYNTEGLLLLTNDGNLTHALTHPSHEITKTYIAKVHRIPTEEKLDLLRSGIHLSDGLTAPAKIHLLGADLTNELATIEITIYEGRNRQIRRMFEAIGHPVKNLKRIQYTFLDLTGVRRGHYRHLLPAEIDELKRAGRIPLK; encoded by the coding sequence ATGTTGGAACGTTTGCAGAAAGTAATTGCCAAAGCCGGCATTGCCTCTCGACGCGATGCGGAAGAATATATTACAACAGGTCGGGTAACAGTGAACGGCAAAATTATCACTGAACTTGGAACTAAAGTCGATCTGCAGCAAGACAGAGTTGCCGTTGACGGGCAGGTGTTGACTGCTGAAAAGTATATTTACATTTTACTAAACAAACCCAAAGGAGTTGTAACAACTCTGGCTGACCCCCAAGGACGGAAAACTGTCATAGATTTAATTACCGGCATAGCGGAAAGAATATATCCGGTGGGACGCTTGGACTACAACACTGAGGGTCTCTTACTCTTGACGAATGATGGGAACTTAACTCATGCCTTAACTCATCCTAGTCATGAAATAACCAAAACTTATATCGCCAAGGTCCATAGAATACCAACTGAGGAGAAATTAGACCTATTGCGCAGCGGAATTCATTTGTCGGATGGATTAACTGCTCCGGCAAAAATTCATCTTCTCGGTGCCGATTTGACAAATGAATTGGCGACCATTGAAATTACTATTTATGAAGGCCGAAACCGGCAAATTCGCAGGATGTTCGAAGCAATCGGCCATCCGGTGAAGAATCTAAAGCGTATACAATACACCTTTTTAGATCTGACAGGTGTTCGCCGGGGGCATTACCGCCATCTGCTCCCGGCTGAAATTGATGAACTCAAGCGAGCTGGCCGAATACCACTGAAATAA
- the aroA gene encoding 3-phosphoshikimate 1-carboxyvinyltransferase: MNNIIEIKPVKGLVGTISIPGDKSVSHRSVMLAGLSETPVTITNFLHAQDCWSTINCMRALGVLVEQDNSGVLTVQGKGLHNLSEPDNILDAGNSGTTLRLLTGILAAQPFFSVLTGDSSLRRRPMSRVISPLTIMGCKIIGRSQSRYAPVAISPAEKVSGIEYDTPVASAQIKSAIMLASLFANSPSTITEPSISRDHTERMMATFGITVTRSGSSVTVQPAQKLAAPQKLYVPGDISSAAFWLVAASIIPHSQLTLTNVGINPTRTGILDVLVRMGADIAVINEHRSGEEPVADIHVRSSQLKGVEIEPEIIPRLIDEIPILAVAALFAEGKTVVRGAEELRVKESDRLAAITTELSKMGANIQETPDGFSIVGPQRITMASCDSHHDHRMAMAAAIAGAAGNGVKISNAECVSISYPSFFKIIDEISVNPLS; the protein is encoded by the coding sequence ATGAACAATATTATTGAAATTAAACCCGTAAAAGGGTTAGTGGGGACAATAAGTATTCCTGGGGATAAATCCGTATCGCATCGCAGTGTAATGCTAGCCGGTCTGTCTGAGACACCGGTCACTATCACCAACTTCTTACACGCTCAAGATTGCTGGTCGACAATCAACTGTATGCGGGCTCTGGGAGTATTGGTTGAACAAGACAACAGCGGCGTGTTGACCGTTCAGGGAAAGGGATTACATAATCTTTCCGAGCCGGACAATATATTGGATGCCGGTAATTCCGGCACAACGCTGCGACTACTGACCGGGATACTGGCGGCACAGCCTTTCTTCAGTGTGTTGACCGGTGACTCATCCCTGCGGCGACGCCCGATGAGCCGGGTAATAAGCCCTTTAACCATAATGGGATGTAAAATAATTGGCAGGAGCCAGTCACGGTATGCTCCAGTTGCCATTAGCCCTGCCGAAAAAGTGAGCGGAATTGAATATGATACACCTGTCGCCAGCGCGCAAATTAAGTCGGCTATTATGCTGGCATCACTGTTTGCCAATTCGCCGTCAACGATAACTGAACCTTCTATATCCAGAGACCATACTGAACGTATGATGGCCACGTTTGGAATAACAGTGACCCGCTCCGGATCGTCTGTAACTGTTCAGCCGGCGCAAAAGTTAGCCGCTCCTCAAAAACTTTACGTCCCCGGTGATATAAGTTCAGCGGCATTTTGGCTCGTTGCCGCCTCTATTATTCCTCACAGCCAGTTAACGCTCACTAATGTTGGGATCAATCCGACACGAACCGGTATCTTGGATGTTCTGGTTCGTATGGGAGCTGATATTGCCGTGATTAATGAACACCGGAGCGGCGAGGAACCTGTAGCCGATATTCATGTTAGATCTTCCCAGCTAAAGGGAGTTGAAATAGAACCGGAAATCATTCCCAGGCTGATTGACGAAATTCCCATACTCGCTGTCGCCGCATTATTCGCCGAAGGAAAAACTGTTGTCAGAGGAGCCGAAGAACTTAGGGTTAAGGAAAGTGACCGGTTAGCCGCAATTACAACAGAATTAAGTAAAATGGGGGCGAATATTCAAGAAACTCCCGATGGCTTCAGTATTGTAGGTCCGCAACGTATAACCATGGCGAGCTGTGACTCCCATCATGATCATCGAATGGCTATGGCTGCCGCAATCGCCGGAGCGGCAGGCAACGGGGTGAAAATTTCCAATGCGGAATGTGTCTCCATATCATACCCTTCTTTCTTTAAGATAATAGATGAAATTTCAGTAAACCCACTTAGCTAA